The Streptococcus toyakuensis genome has a window encoding:
- a CDS encoding serine/threonine-protein kinase has protein sequence MINPDFYKRVAKIFCGDEMGMFTYKSGPQLVSFFNTHFHTQDSYGQGFPTRWIYVNDKLLDFSSRGIINSFFNLILSKQYLLTERQISEVDALEHQQKIINELDKICSVYSLKLSRRGNEFYLVEIDLDLVEIGKGGFADIYFQKSTGLVVKKLNEESVRRQSLRSRLKREYEITKSCSDIESIIRVFDFDSSNCSYTMEKADDTLGNYIEASELTEDSKLNILRQILYTMSLVHQRDVLHRDLSPTNVFFVNGIIKIADFGLGKNLNTLTSHQTTDTTSFGQLFYCAPEQLILLKDADKRSDVYSLGRIINFVMTKNPNIFSHSLRSVSEKATNLEPDYRYQDATEMLKALNAWLSIRSDETFKKTIWGKINHGIFDDDIENYIYEMPARELCQACIKKSDVFIESLMVFMKLDDTHAIYIIQTIHSNYEQYLKRFEDADPFATLSYRILKGQFSFNVNEVAAQILHYVAYEVGRFSAQHNIDNLIENGIEPMIESILER, from the coding sequence TTGATCAATCCAGATTTTTACAAAAGAGTAGCAAAGATATTCTGTGGAGATGAGATGGGGATGTTTACTTATAAATCAGGACCTCAGCTAGTTTCTTTTTTCAATACCCATTTCCATACTCAAGATAGTTATGGTCAGGGTTTTCCTACAAGATGGATATATGTTAATGATAAGCTATTGGACTTTTCATCTAGAGGCATTATCAATTCATTTTTCAACCTTATACTCAGCAAACAATATCTTTTAACAGAGCGTCAGATAAGTGAAGTGGATGCTTTAGAGCATCAGCAGAAAATAATAAATGAATTAGATAAAATTTGTTCTGTTTATTCTTTAAAACTCTCAAGAAGAGGAAATGAATTTTATTTAGTAGAAATTGATTTAGATTTAGTTGAGATTGGAAAGGGTGGCTTTGCTGATATTTATTTCCAAAAATCTACAGGATTAGTGGTAAAAAAACTAAATGAGGAATCTGTGAGACGACAATCGTTGAGAAGTAGGTTAAAAAGAGAGTATGAAATAACTAAGTCTTGTTCGGATATTGAGAGCATTATTCGAGTATTTGATTTCGATAGTAGTAATTGTTCATACACAATGGAAAAAGCCGATGATACATTGGGAAATTATATTGAAGCAAGTGAGCTGACAGAGGACTCTAAGCTCAATATATTGCGTCAAATACTTTATACTATGTCTCTTGTCCACCAAAGAGATGTTCTGCATAGAGACTTAAGTCCAACCAATGTTTTCTTCGTGAATGGGATAATTAAGATTGCTGATTTTGGATTAGGAAAAAACCTAAATACTCTGACATCTCATCAAACAACGGACACAACTTCCTTTGGTCAACTCTTTTATTGCGCGCCAGAGCAATTAATACTTTTAAAAGATGCTGATAAACGAAGCGATGTGTATTCACTGGGACGTATTATTAATTTTGTTATGACTAAGAATCCTAATATTTTTTCTCATTCACTTCGTTCTGTTAGTGAAAAAGCTACGAATTTAGAACCTGATTATAGGTATCAAGATGCTACCGAAATGTTGAAGGCATTAAATGCATGGTTGAGCATTAGAAGCGACGAAACATTTAAGAAAACAATATGGGGAAAAATTAATCACGGTATTTTTGATGATGACATAGAAAACTATATTTATGAAATGCCAGCAAGAGAGTTATGTCAAGCATGCATCAAAAAAAGTGATGTTTTTATTGAAAGCTTAATGGTCTTTATGAAGTTAGATGATACGCACGCGATTTATATCATTCAGACGATTCATTCTAACTACGAGCAATATTTGAAGCGATTTGAAGATGCAGATCCTTTCGCCACTCTTTCTTATAGAATTTTAAAGGGACAATTTTCCTTCAATGTCAATGAAGTGGCTGCTCAGATTTTACACTATGTGGCTTATGAAGTTGGGCGCTTTTCTGCTCAGCATAATATAGATAACTTGATTGAAAATGGGATTGAACCAATGATTGAGTCCATATTAGAAAGGTAG
- a CDS encoding type I restriction-modification system subunit M, whose amino-acid sequence MSQTDLSRELYQSLWNAADILRGQMEANEYKSYLLGLIFYKYLSDNILQAVCDNLDETFESFQQAQLLYEENFADADVSEDLIEVLNDDLGYVIEPSLTFTKLVQSIHEGTFQLESLAQSFRDIEQANEKFENLFEDIDLYAKKLGNTPQKQNKTISEVMKQLNDLNVSGHAGDILGDAYEYLIGQFASDSGKKAGEFYTPQAVSHLMTQIVFAGREHQKGMSVYDPTMGSGSLLLNAKRYSKEASTISYYGQELITSTFNLARMNMMLHGVAIENYHLSNHDTLDEDWPTTEPTDFDGVLMNPPYSLKWSADSGFLQDPRFSSYGVLAPKSKADFAFLLHGFYHLKHNGVMAIVLPHGVLFRGAAEQKIRQHLLEEGAIDTVIGLPANIFYNTSIPTTIIILKKNRTNKDVFFIDASKEFEKGKNQNNMTEDHIAKILETYQKRENVEKFAHLASFEEIVENDYNLNIPRYVDTFEEEPVVPLTDLTDQLAEIDKEIGEVEARLAYMRSQLVGTTPEAQAELTAYLEKLNEI is encoded by the coding sequence ATGTCACAAACAGATTTATCAAGAGAACTCTACCAATCCCTCTGGAATGCGGCAGATATCCTGCGTGGCCAGATGGAAGCCAATGAATACAAGTCCTACCTCTTGGGCTTGATTTTCTACAAGTACCTATCCGACAACATCCTCCAAGCCGTCTGTGATAACTTGGACGAGACTTTTGAGTCCTTCCAGCAAGCGCAGCTTCTCTATGAGGAAAACTTTGCGGATGCAGATGTCAGTGAAGATCTCATTGAGGTCTTAAATGACGATCTGGGATATGTGATTGAGCCTTCTCTGACCTTTACCAAGCTGGTTCAGTCTATCCACGAAGGAACCTTCCAGCTAGAGTCCCTAGCCCAAAGTTTCCGTGATATCGAGCAGGCCAATGAAAAATTTGAAAATCTCTTCGAAGATATCGACCTCTATGCGAAAAAGCTAGGCAACACCCCACAAAAGCAAAACAAGACCATCTCTGAAGTCATGAAACAGCTCAACGACCTCAATGTGTCTGGTCATGCTGGTGATATCTTGGGTGATGCTTATGAGTACTTGATTGGCCAGTTTGCCAGCGATTCTGGAAAAAAGGCTGGTGAGTTCTATACACCTCAAGCAGTCTCTCACCTCATGACTCAGATTGTCTTTGCAGGTCGTGAGCATCAAAAGGGGATGTCGGTTTACGACCCGACTATGGGTTCTGGTTCTCTCTTGCTCAATGCCAAGCGCTATAGTAAGGAAGCTTCGACGATTTCTTACTACGGTCAGGAGTTGATTACTTCGACCTTCAACCTTGCTCGTATGAATATGATGCTTCATGGGGTCGCGATTGAGAACTACCACCTCAGCAACCACGATACCCTAGACGAAGATTGGCCGACTACCGAGCCGACAGACTTTGATGGGGTTTTGATGAACCCACCCTATTCACTGAAATGGTCAGCAGATAGTGGCTTCCTGCAAGATCCTCGCTTTTCAAGTTATGGAGTTCTGGCGCCTAAGTCTAAAGCAGATTTTGCCTTCCTCCTTCACGGTTTTTACCATCTCAAGCACAATGGTGTCATGGCTATCGTCCTTCCTCACGGAGTTCTTTTCCGAGGAGCAGCCGAGCAAAAGATTCGCCAGCACCTGCTAGAAGAAGGCGCTATTGATACAGTTATCGGCTTGCCAGCAAATATCTTCTACAACACCTCTATCCCGACGACCATTATCATCCTTAAAAAGAATCGTACCAATAAGGATGTCTTCTTTATCGATGCCTCAAAAGAGTTTGAAAAAGGGAAAAATCAAAACAATATGACCGAAGACCATATTGCCAAGATTTTGGAGACCTATCAAAAACGCGAGAATGTCGAGAAGTTTGCTCATCTAGCCAGCTTTGAAGAGATTGTCGAAAATGACTATAACCTCAACATTCCACGCTATGTCGATACCTTCGAGGAAGAACCAGTTGTTCCCCTCACCGACCTCACCGACCAGCTCGCAGAGATTGATAAAGAGATTGGAGAGGTAGAAGCCAGACTCGCATACATGCGCAGCCAGCTAGTAGGCACAACACCAGAAGCCCAAGCAGAATTAACCGCCTATCTCGAAAAATTGAATGAGATTTAG